A window from Carassius carassius chromosome 40, fCarCar2.1, whole genome shotgun sequence encodes these proteins:
- the g6pc1a.2 gene encoding glucose-6-phosphatase catalytic subunit 1: MNAVMDTVHGFGVSSTQYLQTHYKDAQGWFLFISFAADLRNTFFIFFPIWFHLKESVGIKLIWVAVIGDWLNLVFKWILFGERPYWWVHETSYYINSSTPHIEQYPMTCETGPGSPSGHAMGAAGVYYTLVTSILAIILSKEKKSSSKSLYLRGSLWTLFWTVQVCVCLSRVFIAAHFPHQVFAGVISGMIVAEAFNRQKWIYGASLKNYFNVTVFLLSFAVGLYLLLKALGVDLLWTLEKAQRWCVNPAWVHLDTTPFASLLRNMGTLFGLGLGLHSPLYTESKKSSSARVRMACIITSLSLLHLFDTIKPPSHTAALFYLLSFCKSATVPLVTVSIIPYCMSRALGLQSKKQL, from the exons ATGAATGCTGTGATGGACACAGTGCACGGGTTTGGAGTGAGTAGCACCCAATACCTGCAGACCCATTACAAAGACGCCCAAGGATGGTTTCTTTTCATCTCCTTTGCGGCAGATCTGAGGAACACCTTCTTCATCTTCTTTCCCATCTGGTTCCATCTGAAAGAATCAGTCGGGATCAAGCTCATCTGGGTGGCTGTGATAGGAGACTGGCTCAATCTGGTCTTCAAATG GATCCTGTTTGGAGAACGTCCATACTGGTGGGTCCATGAGACTTCCTACTACATCAACAGCTCAACACCGCATATTGAGCAGTATCCCATGACTTGTGAGACCGGTCCAG GAAGCCCGTCTGGTCACGCTATGGGCGCTGCTGGTGTTTACTACACATTGGTCACCTCAATTCTCGCCATAATACTGAGCAAAGAGAAGAAATCCTCATCTAAGAGCCT atactTACGTGGTTCACTTTGGACACTCTTCTGGACGGTCCAGgtctgtgtttgtctctctcGGGTCTTCATCGCCGCTCATTTCCCCCATCAAGTTTTCGCAGGAGTTATTTCAG GCATGATTGTTGCCGAGGCCTTCAACAGACAGAAATGGATCTACGGTGCCAGTCTAAAGAATTACTTCAATGTCACAGTGTTCCTGCTCTCTTTTGCGGTGGGCTTGTACCTGCTGCTCAAAGCTCTGGGTGTGGATCTGCTGTGGACGCTTGAGAAAGCCCAGCGATGGTGCGTCAATCCAGCCTGGGTCCACTTGGACACCACGCCGTTCGCCAGCCTGTTGAGGAACATGGGCACCCTGTTTGGTCTGGGACTCGGCCTTCACTCGCCGCTGTACACCGAAAGCAAGAAGAGCAGCAGCGCTCGAGTCAGGATGGCCTGTATCATCACCTCTCTGTCTCTGCTGCATCTCTTCGATACCATCAAGCCTCCCTCACACACGGCTGCCCTCTTCTACCTGCTGTCTTTCTGCAAGAGCGCCACCGTTCCCCTCGTCACGGTCAGCATCATCCCATACTGCATGTCCAGAGCCCTTGGTTTACAAAGCAAAAAACAGCTTTAA